From the genome of Muricauda sp. SCSIO 64092, one region includes:
- a CDS encoding O-antigen ligase family protein yields MKFLKYLILVLVLLNVPAAILRYVSPTLGTISSYSIFLLLIFYYLFQERSSLNVSLIVLGFAYYLIASFSYIGETMILITDTIKYFVVVVCGYELLRTVSKRELFFLLLIGALTIVIEAVFFPSKFGRYSGLYLNPNVAGFICISGYGLIYGLRSVSLKLIGQFVFSLMGLLTFSRTFIALWVTLNIISLWISVKNVRIFFLGFGILMTMVFIDEVVGLNNPRFQQIMAIVNNEQVSTAEINEGSRTDTWAKFYEDILEKPFFGSGYGTFQGRVGKHTTGVHNNYLLLLGEAGFIPFLLFLAYIFYHLFWSIRLFSKAPNLVMQYIALSVFLMANHNFFNFFYILFCAMWLQIQINKNKESIYVNKTVAI; encoded by the coding sequence ATGAAATTTTTAAAATACCTGATTTTGGTTCTTGTTTTATTGAACGTACCTGCGGCCATTCTGCGTTACGTAAGTCCTACATTGGGTACCATTAGCAGTTACTCCATATTTTTGCTCCTGATTTTTTATTATCTCTTCCAAGAGCGGTCTTCGTTAAATGTATCCCTAATAGTCCTGGGTTTTGCCTATTACCTCATAGCCAGCTTTAGTTATATTGGGGAAACCATGATATTGATAACGGATACCATTAAATATTTTGTGGTGGTTGTCTGTGGTTACGAACTGCTTAGAACGGTGAGTAAAAGAGAGTTGTTCTTCCTTTTGCTCATTGGGGCTTTGACCATTGTTATCGAGGCTGTCTTTTTTCCCAGCAAGTTTGGCCGGTATAGTGGTCTCTATTTGAACCCCAACGTAGCCGGTTTTATTTGTATTTCGGGCTACGGTTTAATCTATGGGCTTCGTAGTGTAAGCTTAAAATTGATAGGGCAGTTCGTGTTTTCCCTTATGGGTCTTTTGACCTTTTCAAGGACCTTTATCGCCTTATGGGTGACCTTGAATATTATCTCACTTTGGATTTCAGTCAAGAATGTACGGATTTTCTTTCTGGGTTTTGGCATCCTGATGACCATGGTGTTTATAGACGAGGTCGTTGGTTTGAACAATCCCAGGTTTCAGCAAATCATGGCAATTGTCAATAACGAACAAGTGTCCACTGCCGAAATCAATGAGGGCTCCAGAACGGATACCTGGGCCAAGTTTTATGAAGATATTTTGGAGAAACCATTTTTTGGAAGTGGCTATGGCACTTTTCAAGGCCGCGTAGGTAAACACACTACTGGAGTGCACAATAATTATCTACTCCTATTGGGCGAAGCAGGTTTTATTCCGTTTTTATTGTTTCTTGCCTATATATTCTATCATCTGTTTTGGAGCATAAGATTGTTTTCCAAAGCCCCAAATTTAGTGATGCAGTACATTGCTTTATCGGTATTTCTAATGGCCAACCATAACTTTTTTAACTTTTTTTATATCCTGTTTTGCGCCATGTGGCTACAAATACAAATCAATAAGAACAAAGAATCAATCTATGTCAATAAAACTGTAGCAATATGA
- a CDS encoding glycosyltransferase family 4 protein, with protein sequence MDNTKKKIAFVIGSLSSGGAERVISTLSNQLIENFEVLIITFLKQEPFYHLDQRVKVIPCKNHIPSPRNIFQSLRLNYQLVKSTYSILKRENVDLTIGFITSANIIALIAAKLNGIPCMISERNNPIIEEVPKFWRVLRRLLYPKADFVILQTQGVKQYYERLLNPNKIGVLPNPISKELSRLRPEAPSEKKIILTVGRLVKEKNQRLLINAFSNVEQKDWEIQIVGNGNQQRELQSLIAEHGLEGKVTLRQPTKDIAKYYRNAGIFVLTSENEGLPNALIEAMHFGIPSISTNCPFGPSDLIEDGINGFLIPVNDQKALERGLSELMGNKSLRKSFGEKGKITTKEFENDIAVGKWQIVIEQFI encoded by the coding sequence GTGGATAACACCAAGAAAAAAATAGCTTTTGTAATTGGATCGCTTTCCAGTGGTGGTGCGGAACGGGTCATCTCTACCTTAAGCAACCAATTGATCGAGAATTTTGAGGTGCTCATCATTACATTTTTAAAACAGGAGCCCTTCTACCACTTGGACCAAAGGGTAAAAGTTATTCCTTGTAAGAATCATATTCCTTCTCCAAGAAATATATTTCAATCTTTACGGTTGAATTACCAATTGGTAAAAAGCACTTACAGTATATTAAAACGCGAAAACGTTGATTTGACCATAGGTTTTATAACCTCGGCGAACATTATTGCATTAATTGCTGCGAAGTTGAACGGAATTCCATGCATGATCAGTGAAAGGAACAATCCAATAATCGAAGAGGTCCCCAAATTTTGGAGGGTCTTAAGAAGGTTATTGTATCCGAAGGCAGACTTCGTTATTTTACAAACCCAGGGGGTAAAACAGTACTATGAAAGACTCCTAAATCCCAACAAGATCGGTGTTTTACCAAATCCAATCTCAAAGGAATTATCCCGTCTAAGGCCTGAAGCTCCTTCAGAAAAAAAAATAATCCTTACCGTTGGCAGATTGGTCAAAGAAAAAAACCAGCGGCTTTTAATTAACGCTTTCAGTAATGTTGAGCAAAAGGATTGGGAAATACAAATTGTTGGGAACGGTAATCAGCAAAGGGAATTGCAAAGTTTGATAGCGGAGCACGGTTTGGAGGGAAAGGTAACCTTACGACAACCAACCAAGGATATTGCAAAGTATTACCGAAACGCTGGTATTTTTGTGCTGACCTCTGAAAATGAAGGCCTTCCCAACGCGCTTATTGAAGCAATGCATTTTGGAATACCGAGCATATCCACCAATTGCCCATTTGGTCCCTCGGATCTAATTGAAGATGGAATCAACGGATTTTTAATCCCCGTAAATGACCAAAAAGCGTTGGAACGTGGACTTTCTGAGCTAATGGGGAACAAAAGTCTTCGAAAAAGTTTTGGGGAAAAAGGAAAAATCACAACAAAGGAATTCGAAAATGATATTGCGGTTGGGAAATGGCAAATCGTAATTGAGCAATTTATTTAG
- a CDS encoding glycosyltransferase family 2 protein: MKTDKKISIIVPVYNAERFLKRCVDSILNQTYGNFELILINDGSTDSSGHICNEYSAKDKRVLVINQKNQGAATARSAGLDKCSGDFIGFVDSDDWMHPKMLEIMMGVALKENLDIVECDIIETKNDQVEFPEINTYNYRIENYLEAIKRIIKNTQFSNWRRIYSRSVIGNYRYTLNKTSEDVFLTIDIVKKVDKLAYIDAKLYYYYYNESGTTHSAYSIDKLDSVEAGLYVQKTINENEKDSELLMITQKHILGKLLMHYKKLNYNAEVDPSYHYRNKIKGLIQKNYFKDKGHHIYLKLANYLSIKQFEKLLKLNQLRHRVFKNSDLR, encoded by the coding sequence ATGAAAACAGATAAAAAAATAAGCATAATTGTCCCGGTTTATAATGCAGAAAGGTTCCTAAAAAGATGCGTGGACAGTATTTTGAACCAAACTTATGGGAATTTTGAGTTAATCCTGATCAATGACGGTTCTACGGATAGCAGTGGTCATATCTGCAATGAATATTCCGCAAAAGATAAGCGGGTACTGGTCATTAACCAAAAAAATCAAGGTGCTGCCACCGCTCGGAGCGCCGGCTTGGATAAATGCTCGGGTGATTTTATCGGATTTGTTGATAGTGACGACTGGATGCATCCCAAAATGTTGGAAATTATGATGGGGGTAGCTTTGAAAGAAAACTTGGATATTGTGGAATGTGATATCATAGAGACCAAAAATGACCAAGTTGAGTTTCCAGAAATCAACACGTACAATTACCGTATTGAAAACTACCTGGAGGCCATAAAAAGGATCATCAAAAACACACAATTTTCCAATTGGAGACGGATATACTCCAGAAGCGTCATAGGAAATTATCGTTATACACTCAACAAAACTTCTGAAGATGTCTTTTTGACCATAGACATTGTAAAAAAGGTTGATAAACTGGCCTATATAGATGCCAAACTATACTATTACTATTATAATGAAAGTGGCACAACCCACAGCGCTTATTCCATAGACAAATTGGATTCCGTAGAGGCGGGCCTTTATGTCCAAAAAACCATTAACGAAAATGAGAAGGATTCAGAGCTGTTGATGATTACCCAAAAACATATTTTGGGGAAACTACTTATGCACTATAAGAAATTGAACTACAATGCCGAAGTAGACCCTTCATACCATTACCGTAACAAAATCAAAGGCTTGATCCAAAAGAATTATTTTAAGGACAAGGGACATCATATATATTTAAAACTGGCCAATTATTTATCAATCAAACAATTTGAAAAACTGTTAAAATTAAACCAGTTAAGGCATAGGGTATTTAAAAATAGTGATTTGCGATAA